In Xyrauchen texanus isolate HMW12.3.18 chromosome 27, RBS_HiC_50CHRs, whole genome shotgun sequence, one genomic interval encodes:
- the LOC127621100 gene encoding YTH domain-containing family protein 1-like: MSTTSIDPQTSKGQDAKVQNGSLHQKETVHDNDFEPYLTGQSNPNNSYQSMTDPYLSSYYAPSIGFPYPLSEAPWSTGGDPPIPYLTPYAPLSNGDHHFMHDTVFGQPGGLGSSIYPHRFNFFPENPAFSAWGTSGSQGQQTQSSAYGGSYSYPPSSLGGTLVPDGQTGFPNDTLNKAPGMNSLEQGMVGLKIGGDVTGGGSGVKTVGSVIGGGPVAAAVATGNGGTPIGMPPPKPTSWAAIASKPAKPQQLKVKSKPGMPMAGGTLPPPPIKHNMDIGTWDNKGPVTKVASPLPHHHQQQPPLHSQGHLPPHPHGLPPQPHMPTAQSLAQQMAMQAPPPPHSYHNHTPAPPPQTRWVAPRNRNPGYGGGGSMDSSGSSSGGGVGNGGGGGPPGSGIIEAHPVLEKLRAAHSYNPKEFDWNLKNGRVFIIKSYSEDDIHRSIKYSIWCSTEHGNKRLDSAFRAINGKGPVYLLFSVNGSGHFCGVAEMRSPVDYGTSAGVWAQDKWKGKFDVDWLFVKDVPNSQLRHIRLENNDNKPVTNSRDTQEVPLEKAKQVLKIIATYKHTTSIFDDFSHYEKRQEEEEVVRKTIEPAPLQNRSRLEQERQNRSKE, translated from the exons ATGTCTACCACCAGTATTGACCCACAG ACATCGAAAGGGCAAGACGCTAAAG tgcaaaaTGGCTCTCTTCATCAAAAGGAAACAGTCCACGACAATGACTTTGAACCATACCTCACCGGCCAGTCTAATCCG AATAACAGTTACCAATCTATGACTGACCCATACCTGTCCAGCTACTATGCCCCCTCCATTGGGTTCCCATACCCTCTCAGTGAGGCCCCCTGGTCCACGGGCGGAGACCCGCCAATCCCATACCTCACACCGTATGCCCCCCTCAGCAATGGAGACCACCACTTCATGCATGACACTGTGTTTGGACAGCCGGGAGGTCTGGGCAGTAGCATCTATCCCCACCGTTTTAACTTTTTTCCAGAGAACCCTGCATTTTCTGCCTGGGGTACTAGCGGTTCCCAGGGCCAGCAGACTCAGAGCTCTGCATATGGGGGCAGTTACAGTTACCCACCCAGTTCTCTTGGAGGCACCCTGGTGCCAGACGGGCAAACAGGCTTCCCCAATGACACCCTGAACAAAGCACCAGGTATGAACAGCTTAGAGCAGGGCATGGTGGGGCTAAAGATTGGTGGTGATGTGACAGGAGGTGGATCAGGAGTGAAAACGGTGGGCTCAGTTATTGGTGGAGGGCCAGTGGCCGCAGCAGTGGCCACTGGTAATGGTGGAACTCCTATAGGCATGCCACCCCCCAAACCCACATCCTGGGCAGCCATCGCTAGCAAGCCAGCCAAGCCTCAGCAACTCAAGGTGAAGAGTAAGCCAGGGATGCCCATGGCCGGAGGCACCCTGCCCCCACCACCCATCAAACATAACATGGACATTGGCACTTGGGACAATAAGGGGCCTGTGACTAAAGTGGCCTCCCCActgccccaccaccaccagcagcagcCTCCCCTCCACTCCCAGGGCCACCTACCACCTCACCCTCACGGGCTCCCACCTCAGCCTCACATGCCAACTGCCCAATCACTTGCCCAGCAGATGGCTATGCAGGCCCCGCCTCCGCCACATTCTTATCATAACCACACCCCAGCTCCTCCCCCTCAAACCCGATGGGTTGCCCCACGCAACCGTAACCCTGGTTATGGCGGTGGTGGCAGCATGGATAGCAGTGGCTCCTCAAGTGGTGGAGGGGTTGGTAACGGCGGAGGAGGTGGTCCTCCAGGCTCCGGTATCATTGAGGCACACCCAGTCCTGGAAAAGCTCCGTGCAGCACACAGCTACAACCCCAAGGAATTTGATTGGAACCTGAAAAATGGTCGGGTTTTCATTATTAAGAGTTACTCGGAGGACGATATCCACCGCTCCATCAAGTACTCCATCTGGTGCAGCACGGAACATGGTAACAAACGGCTGGATTCTGCTTTTCGTGCAATCAACGGCAAAGGTCCCGTCTATCTGCTGTTCAGCGTTAACGGCAGCGGACACTTCTGTGGCGTGGCGGAGATGCGCTCGCCTGTAGACTACGGCACCAGTGCCGGCGTTTGGGCACAGGACAAGTGGAAGGGCAAATTTGATGTGGACTGGCTGTTTGTTAAAGACGTGCCCAACAGCCAGCTCAGGCATATCCGACTGGAGAACAATGACAACAAGCCTGTGACAAACTCCCGTGACACACAAGAGGTGCCTCTGGAGAAGGCCAAGCAGGTCCTGAAGATCATCGCCACCTACAAACATACCACCTCCATCTTCGATGACTTCTCACACTATGAGAAACGTCAGGAGGAGGAAGAGGTGGTAAGAAAG ACCATAGAGCCTGCTCCTCTCCAGAATCGATCCCGTCTGGAACAA GAACGCCAGAACCGAAGTAAAGAATAG